The Pyrus communis chromosome 5, drPyrComm1.1, whole genome shotgun sequence region CAGATTAAGAAAGTGCGCTTAGACTCGCTTAGGTATCCGTTTAGCCTGCCTAGGTGCTTGCCTAGGCAGGCGTTTTTTTCGTCAATACAATGCAAataacttgttgaatacttggatgaacactcattatatgcttgttctccatgttttcaatatgttctaatactttataatctatacgtcattttattttgtaatttatgtatcccaatacattatgtgtttttaaatataaatagacacttatttatacaatatacaataaatttatttaaatccgcTTAGGCCCCtacctagccgcctaggcagCTAGGCCATAACCTACCGCCCGACTAGTGCTtagtgtcttttagaaccttgattataACAAAAAATAGGCGGCTAAACTCCAACCTGCCACCTGACTAGCgtctaacgtcttttagaaccttgattataaccaaaaaaaaaaaaatcataatcttAATGTATTTGTTTGAATGGAATTTGAATTTCAATTAAACGATATGGTGATATTTTATGAGTTTATGTACATTATACGTATTATATCAGAAATAGATTGATAATCCGAATATAAGAtacttgtcacatcccggcctagggcggatcacttcccgggcccattccaccatcgtagcacgatattgtccgctttgggcccaaccacgccctcacggttttgtttttgggaactcacgagcaacttcccagtgggtcacccattatgggattgctctagcccccttctcgcttaacttcggagttccaatggaactcgaagctaatgagctcccaaaaggcctcgtgctaggtagggatgggaatatacatataaggatcactcccctgggcgatgtgggatgtcacaatccaccttccttaagggcccgacgttctcgtcggcacacacgcgaccagggttaggctctgataccaatttgtcacatcccgacctgaggcggatcacttcccgggcccgctccaccaccgtagcacgatattgtccgctttgggcttaccattccctcacggttttgtttttggaaactcacgagcaacttcccagtgggtcacccatcatgggattgctctagcccccttctcgcttaacttcggagtttctacggaacccgaagccagtgagctcccaaaaggcctcgtgctaggtagggatgagaatatacatttaaggatcactcccctgggcgatgtgggatgtcacaatactCACCTAGAAAACTATCTTAGAATTTGGGAAAATCATAATTTccgattttgtttgttttgagttttgctCTCACTGCCCATGTTAGAGACAAAAGTATGGAACTGCAGATAATAAGCACGTGTGATTATTTAAACCAAAGAAAATGTGAATTTGCCGACGAAACCATCACGGCCATTGGATTTCATGGAGAAATTAGTGCAAATCTTTGGGACACGTCCGAATTgtttatttttgcgaaatattttcaGAGACAAATGAACACCCTTGGAGATATCTCATGTTTTGCTAACCCTctcaaatttataaaattaccCTAACCCTAAgattttaattaatcaattcTGGTTTTCGTTTACTTTTTTTATATGAATCTCAATCATTTAACCAAAGCCGCATGAGCTACACATATGTGTCGCGTCATCACATTAACAAGTCATTTGATAgaattaagataaaaaaaaaaaccacattgATGTGACATATTTACATTTAAAAATGACATTgatcaaatttgaattcaaaGTACTAAAGTGAGGagtcaaaataatttcaaagaCCGTTGaaataaaaaccccaaaaaaacaTAAGAGTTTGTTTGGTATTCTATATGAGTTCAaagtttttaactcaaaaactgTTTCTCAATTCACACCTCAAAAATTTATTTGGTAAGCCTATTTTGCAAAACTTGAACtaaaaaataactcaaaaactaGCCTAAATTATGAGAACAACAAAAGTAtgtttttactgtttttttttcttcttcgcgACATCTGCAAGACCTTGGCGTCGAGGCCAACGACACCAAACATCAACTAAGAGTAACTGGCGGTGATAAGAGATATGTTTCCCGCAACTGAGAGAGATGTTTCGACGACTGTGACATGAATCTTTCCGGCGACTGAGATATTTTCTTCCCACCGTCCTCTCACTTTAATCACCCACAAGCCCCAAACTCACCACTCCGCCATTACCAAAGCTTTATTTCAAACTCAATTTGCTCAATTTCAATGGCAACATTTGAAATTAGCAAACCACCATCATATATGTGAACAAAACCCATCTGAAGACAACATGACTTCATAGTATGAAGTATGAAATTGAGAGTTCCAAATCAAGTCGTCAAGATATTGGGTCTTGGTGATTATTTTCCAGGTCACTTCTCAGATCACGACCCGACCTTAATATCCTCCCTCAGCCACTGCCACCTAATGGTTTTGTACAGACAAGTTTTTGGGTTATGTAGCCTAAATCCTTGAAGATTTAAAATAGTTTCCAAGTTagataccaaacaagtttttaggtTGCAAAAAAAACTGTTCTTGAGACAAGTTCATCCAAGTTGTTTTTaagaattataaattttttgagtAGCATAGCAAATAGGCCCTAAATATTTCCAAACGTTTGGTTCGGTTTGGTATCGGCTCTACTCGGTTTTCGGTTCAGCTGACTCAAAGACACCAACCTCAACTCAGCCCAAAGatttttctacaaaaaaaaaaaaaaagggtactcAGCCCAGTTTTTCAATGGGCCGCAATCCCAACCCAACCTTGATTATGCCCATAACCCGGAACACCGAGTTGCGAGTTAACTCGTAACTCGGTAAAGAAGGGACGACGAAACAGAAATTTCCCGCCACTCCAAAAGTAGCTTCCGCCACACTCTTCCTCCGTCCTCGCAACCCACTCAGTGAATCATTCatatatgaagaagaagaaagaaggagcAAATTATGAAGTAGCagaaaaaagaaatggaagCTGAGCCATCCAGAAGAAGACTGAGAGCCCCAAACCCTCTCTCCGATTGCACCAACACCatttcctccaccaccaccaccgccaccaccctAGCCACAGCCGCCTCTTCGCAGTCCTCGTCCACCTCCACCGTCAAGCTCAAACGCCAGAATCCCAAGCTCGCCTCCGTCACCGGGAACCTCCTCTCCGCTGTAGACCCTAAGCCCTCCGTAGTTCCGCCTCCGATTCCCTCCACTCCTCCTCGCCCTCGTCCCGTCTCGTCCCCCGCTTCTGGTAATTTCTCTCCTCCGCTTTCGATTTCTCCGTTTCTCGCCTTGGGTTCGGGTGTGATTTCTGTTTTGTTctggttttaatttcaatttgggaGTCTAGGGTTTCTGGattttcctagaagaacaagAGGTCGCTTGGAATTTGTTCGTTTCAATCCTTAATAGTACCTTGAATCTATTGATATTAGTTGAAATGTGTTGCTTTGTGTTTGCATTTGAGTGCGTATTTTGAATGCTTTGTTTGAATACTTGAATTGAACTTGATGCTATGCTTCAATAGGAAGTATTAACTCCTGTGAATATACTTCATCTATGCATTTTCTTTGAAAGATCTGTGTGGCTGAGACCTTACGGTTATATTTGGATTTTCGAGTTTAGGTACCAGCGATCGTGAGGCTCTTGAGCCTTGTTCAGTGTATACTCGAAGACAGACTGCAGTAAAAGGGGAGGGTAAAGGGAAGGAAAACACTGGATCTTGGAGTTGTCCTCCTGCACCAAAGACCCGGAATGCTGGGTAAGTGTCTAATTCCTTGTAGTGCTATGGTTGCGAAATAAAGGGAGGAAACTATGTCATTGCTTGGAGTTGTGAAAAGTTAGCTGCCTTGCTATAAAAAGTTATTCATCAAAAATTTGTAGGACTCGTTTGGATACGCTTTTGgaatgactgaaagcgcttttggtgaaaaagtttttgaaaccaattcttagtaaaaatgcaagtaaattctaGAATAGCGCTTGTGTTTCCTGGAAGAAACATTTGTGCTTCTTTTAGGAAACACTTtcagtgcttttggaaccaaaaaaacattttctctaaaagcgctttcaataattttaaaagcacatccaaacgagcccgGAGATTGTCAGTACATGAATATAATATGATATGGGTTTTAAGAGTAACGTGATAACATATCACTTCAGTGGTCTGCTGAGGCACTCATAAGTTGCAACACCCTACGTTTCTTAAATGAGTAAGCCCTAAATACACGATCTATTGCTTCTTAGTGTGACCATAAATTCTACCATTCTGATTTTCCCCTCGTCATGCTTCAATTTGACATTCCATGTGTATTGGTATCGTTATAGATTGATGCATATGAGAAATTCTATCTCTAACTCATTTGTGACATGTCAGTCCCATGTGTGATGTTTTGCTAATGCTGCTGTATGTCTTCTTCCCATTGGAAACAGGAAAAAAACAAAGGCAAGCAGATGCAACAGTGTATCCATGGAATCCATGGCTCCTCACAACAAGGTTTGTTAACATGGTAACTTTTTCGTAGTCCCGGGTAGAAACTGCTACTTTTTATCTGACTTGGGGTCTGGTTCCTACAATAAATTGATCAGTTCTGTTGTGCTTTCATATCAatccaaaacaacattgtgctaTCAGAATTAGAATTTCTATATATCCCCAATCCTATCAAACAACATGTTTTTGTATTGACACCCAACGAGTATGTCTATGGCAAGATTTATTGGTTCTTTACTGTGTGGTCGAGTTGTTTGGGCTACATTTTGAGAGAGAAATTCTCTTTCAGTGTTTTGATTCCGGCAgcagacttttttttttatcgtctattagtttttatttctatgctagtaaaaaacaaaaagggagGGGAAATATTCCACTTAATATTATATGGTCTGTTTATCCTTTCACTTGTTTAAACAATCCTCAAACTTATAAGGGACCTTTAGTTTGTTCTAGGATGTTTTATGTTTCTTAAAACAGTGAGTTCTTGTTATATTCCTATCTGGACAGCTGTGGTCAAATAAGTTAAGTTCCATTTTACCACAAGCTCTGGGTTCACTTTAAATTTGTGTGTACAGAAGCAGCATGCGGTACCAGCTGGGAAAGAACATTCCGAGAAGCAAAGAGCTTTTTTTTATGAGATTGAACAAAAGAGAAAATACTTTGCAGAGATCGATGCATTTGAACTGTCAGAAGAGGAAGTCGATTCAGTTGATTAGAGTAAATGGAAGAGCTATATAGTGCACGTATAGAAAGCAAGGGAGACGAAACCTGTATTGTTCTCCATATAGTCACAAGAGTGTGCAACCGACTAATTCTGATGTAACTACCACCCCTCGCCAATTTACATCGCTGTAAGTTCTTGATAGTTAGAATTCTTTATCTCTGTGTGCAGTCCACTCGAGATGAAGAAGAGAGGAAGGTTAAGCAAGTAAATGAAAGAAAGTATGAGAAAGTGTAAAGGTTCCACGAAAGCAACAATTGGAACCATCACTCGGGGTCCCTGTCGACCCTTTTTTGTAGCGTCTCCTTAACCTACTAAGTTTTGTAgcggatttgatttgatttgatttgatttgatttgattatgtAAGTGGAAGCATAACTGTTAAATGTGTAGTTTTACATGCATGGCTTTGCATCTTTGTAGTAACAGATGTACGGTGGAGATTGGTTTATGATTGAATGGTGGAGGTTGGTTTAGGACGAGTTTGTTAGAAGGTTATAGTTAGGCTAGtgtaaattgttaattttatctCATTTTCTGTAATCTGTTCAACTATTAATACAAGATTTGATTTCCTTTTaaaccttcatcttcttcttctctgtaaTTTGGATAGTTTCATGCCTCTTCCAATGTAGTTAGTACTTTGTTACATGATGATTTTTATATCCTAGTCTTGAAAAGGTCACGGGTTGGAGTTGTGGCAACCACCTATTTGGAAAGTAAGGGCAAGTTTGTATACGATAGATGTGCCATCTCCAACCATCGTAAGGCAAGGAGCCTTGTTGGTTTGAGTCGGTCTTTGATGTTGGTGACATACTGACATTATATAACGCACAAACTTGAATGGTGGTGTACCTTTCCAActtcccatttttttattttatcagtGCATGCCCTAACATGTATAACATTTGAGGCACAGTAGATTTGTAGTTCAAGTAGTTTTTGGACTCAGAAGTCAGATGTTGAAAATTTAAATGGGAAGTTCGACTAAGATAGAGATAAATTTAACCGGAAATTAAGGttacgaatttttttctttattaatgcATGCCCCAACATTTATAATAGTTGAGGCATGGTAGATTACTAGATTTGTAGCTCAAGTAGTTTTTGGACCAAGAAGTCAGATGGTGAAATTTTAAATGGGAAATTCGATTTAGACTAAGGTTaggaattttttcttttatatcaGTGCATGCCCCAACATTTATAATATTTGAGGCATAGTAGATTTGTAGCTCAAGTGGTTTTTGGACTCAGAAGTTAGATGTTGAAAATTTAAATGGAAAGTTCGATTTAGACTAAAATCGAGCATAAATTTAACCGCAAAATAAGGTTacgaattattttattttatttatttatctgtgCATGCCTCAAACTCAAGTAGTTATTGGACTCATAagtcaaatgttgaaaatttaaATGGAAAGTTCGATTTAGACTAAAATCAGGAATAAATTTAACTATAGAATTAGTATCATGCACAAATTAACCTTTTCGAACATGTCAATAGTAACACAATTAAATGAGggttaaatattaaataaacgTAGTGTTATTTAtatactcatttttacttctcacattttttttttttaattttcgatcatCAAAttgataaatgaaaaaaaattaataagagtgtataaaagtaaaaatgacTGCATAATAATCCCttcctaaataaataaaagggcgAGGTCATCCGGGGTCGAATACAGTAATAATTAGAACTTAGAAGGGATTTAAGGCGGGAGAGAGGCACAGAGAGAGCATCTGTGCGAGCACCACAAAAGATCATGGAAGAGAAGCTGAGATCAGTCATCGGAATCCCAAGAGACGTGCACGTGAACAAAGAGCTGGATCTGACCATGGAAGAACACCGCCGGAAGAGGAAGGACAAGGCCGACATTGCTGATCCCTCGAACCCCCTTGTCATCCGTTCACGGTGGCGGCAGCATTGGCCCTCTATCAAACCCTTCCTCAACGGCGGAGCTATCGGCGTTCTTGCGGGCTCCTGGGCTTCCCTTTACCACTCCAAGAGTTGTATGTATGCTCAGTGTCGCCAGATTCCGATGCTCCACTGTTATACCAAGGTTCCaactttttccttttgttcGCTTCCTCAGAAAGGTGGAAGCTTTTTTTGCGTTTTCCTCTGCAATTTATCTTTCtttggcaaaaaaaattaaatttcccGAGTTGGGATTTCTAATGTGATGTTGAAATTGAAATGGGTTAGCAGAGATTTATGATTTGTGAACATTTAAATCATTTTTGTTAACATGCATTTTTATGAATGTTGTTAGATTTCGTTGTTGTTTGCAGATTCTTCACGGTGCGATTTACATTCATCTGTTGACGGTGAGCCAGCAATTGGGATTGTATGAGTAAGTTTTCTAGAAGCCtcaaagtaaattaatttttcctCTCAAAGTAAATTCTTTACTGTTGTTGTAGTTTGTTATTTAATTCAAGAATTTACAAGCTTTGTTGTTTTATGGAGATTGAAGTGTAGATATCTGTCGAGTTTCTCTTGAGCTCATgtaatccctttttttttagcCGTTGATTTGAGGACTGACTGCTGCCATCTGGGATTTCTCTTTATAAAGTTTCGTCGAGCTCTTGAGCAATTGATTTTAAGTAGGAAGGGGCATGATGGTAGCATATGCATGGTTTTTTTCTGTGATCTGATGGATTAATGTTGCATCAACTATTTGGTTTTAGATTCAGAAGTGGACAACTTTTCAAACTTTTGATTGTTTGGCCTTTTTTGCCAGGATTTTGAGAAATAAAGCAATTGCTACAAACGAAGGAATGCCACCCACCCTTTGTCAAGAGGCTGCTTGTGGGTTGGCTGTTGGAGCAACTGGAGCATTGATCAATTTTCCATTATACTCTGGGTATCTTGTGTATAATTATCATCTAGCAACCAAACGATTTCCTATTTACAGATACGTATTTTCATTTGTCCGTAATATGGCAACCCAGAGAGCTTTGTTTCGAGAAATGTGGAATTATGTAGGTCCTTTTCTGAAGAGGAAGATGTGGTTAGACATGGGCATGCTCGCATCATATAATCCAAGCCTTGATTATCTCAGGGAGTCTTGTGGTTTTAGTGAAGCAAAAGCACAATTGGGTAAAAGCTCCCCCCTTGCCAATTTTATCTCAGTTCCAtcttttccctttctctcttgtATTTACATGTTATGTAATTTTGATTGTGTTCCTTTGTTCAGGTGCAAGTGCTTCGTCAGCATTCTTTGCTGCAGCATGCAGTTTACCCTCAAAACACGTTCGCATAGTCAGACAGAAACTGGATATGCTAGCTCTCTGGATTGTGCCCTTGCAATTCTAAAATCAAGAGGTCCTCTTGGCTTCTTTACTGGATTCCCCACATGTTTTGGCCGTGTTGCACTTCCTATCAtggtactctctctctttctctttctctctctctctctctctctctctctcaaacacaaacacaagcaCAAGCACAAGCACACATCTATTTATTAGTAATGATTATGATATCATGCTGCCTGATTTTGCAGACTACATGGTTTGTCTTGGAAAAGATTCGGAAACTCAAGATGTCAATTGGACTGTAGCAAATCTGGAAGTCTGCAGTGAGATCTCAAGTCGCTTAGGCTAGTCTGCATCAATGCTTGTCCACTCTTGGAAGTACATTTAGGATTCTACCTACTTAAGCCTCACTATTTCCTTTtgatttcatattttgtttCCCCCTTGTTTTGTGAATATGTTAGGGAAACAATACGGATACCATTAACAACGAAAGGGTTTGTGACTCTTTCCCTTACTTCGCTTGTAGAATCGAACTGGATTTTAATCCCCTTTTGTCTACTTTAACCAACTTTTGGTTTAGTGGTGTTTCCTCCTCTTTGGTTGGTTTTATGTACAACGATTTTGGGGTTTGGTTTTATATAATAGTTGAAACCCTGGCTTGTGTGGTAATCCACCTCCATGTAAAGGTTAAGCCTGCTTGGAGTGCAAGTCATATGATAAATTATTACATTTTGACAATTcttcaattaaattaattacgGGTTGCACTCTCCAATTAAATTGTATCCTCATGTTTGTTTCCCCTTTGTTTTGTGTAAATGTTGTGGGAAATGCCATGCAATAGAGACACCATTAAGAACTTCTTTCCCTTACTCCGCTTGTCGAATCAAATTGGATTTTATTTCCCTTCTGTCATATTTTAACCTGTCGACTAttggtttagtggtatttccTCCTCGGTTTGTTTGAAATGAGACACACGTGACCGAAACTCTGTACTAACCAAACAAAACGAATGCCATAATGAACAAAAAGCATTTTTACAGAAGAAAGTTTCAGTGACAACTTGTCTAAGAACAAAAGAGAATTTCAGAGGCAACTTAGGTATAAGAAAGCAGTGGCCAGGTTCCTTCTTTTCGCTTTATGCGAGAGTAGAGTTGGCGGCTGTTGTCGTAGAGAAAAAGGGTACAAGAGTAGGAGTGGGTGAAGAAAGACTAATTACACACTTATATGATTCCATGTTGTGAAATTTTAATTCACTTTTCTGCAATTGGTTCTGATTTCGCCTTGACTTCCTGTAAGAGGATGGATGTTTCCCATTTTGACCATGGCCTTGGCAAAGTGCTTGAAGAATACAAAGGTGTTATTTGCGTATTTCTTAACCAGTTTCTCCGTAGAAGAAGTTCCATTGTAGAGCTCATTGTCTGAATGAAGAAGTCCCTTTTCTTTCAACACATTCTTGTAGTACAAGTTATCAAAATGTGTTGGGGTCTGGAGGTCAAGGCTTGCAAGGTTGTTGTCACTTCCGCTTCTCGGGCAACTTCCCTGCAATGACCTGGCGAAGGCAGCATTGATGGTGGATTCGTTGTAGATACGTGAGCGGAATGATGTGCACCTTGCACGGCCAATAGTATGAGCACCCGAAAGAGCGACCAAGTCCCTTAACGAGAGGCCTTGTGCTGAGAAGCTTGAAATGAGAGCACTTATGTTGGAAGTtggtggaggaatggaggtGTTAGCAGCACTTCTGCTAGCAGTGGTTGAATCTCTTCTTCCCAAACCAACTTTCCACGGAGGACCTCCTAACTGCAAATCCAAGTATTTCCATGTAAAAATAGATGCCAATGAAGAAGATTGATTAAAATGTTACTTCAAATTTGAGAACTTGGTGGACGAAACTAGGGAAATATGCACAAATGAATTGGTTATAAACTTGAGAGACACTAAAAGGCTTCTTGTCTGTTTAGTGTCCGCTGCATTATATTTTTGACTAAAAGTTTGTAACCAATTATGTTTGTGCattttttgaaagaaattaaGATAGGTTACTTACATAAACTGTAGAGTCACGGGCAGCCAGAGCTAGAAGATCAGCACATGAGACCACTCCAGGGCATGCTTTCTCAAGCTTAGCTTTAATTCTATCAACAACTTCAAATCCTCTAATGGAGTTGTTGTTAGGAACTGCTGTTTTCTCACCAACAAAGCTTGAAGTGTCGTCCAACAGCACCGACGCATCGCAACCCTGAGATTTAACAAAGAAATTATGCCAACCTCCTTCAGTTAAGAATGGCTCAATGAGCACATTAAGTGATGGTATATACTTACATTTACGAAGCAATCGTGGAAATGCAGACGGAGCAAGGAAGCCCCGACACGGGTTTCATTTTTTATGGCTGCTATAACTTCTTCTTGCACAATGGACAATGCTTTTGGACATTTGCATTTGTAGAAATTTTTAGTGAGCTTGCAATTGGATTCGAGAAATGCACCAGCAATGACCAAGATAAGCAGGACTAAGTTGTAACTGGAAGCCATGTTACAGTGTTCTCTAGC contains the following coding sequences:
- the LOC137734473 gene encoding uncharacterized protein, coding for MEAEPSRRRLRAPNPLSDCTNTISSTTTTATTLATAASSQSSSTSTVKLKRQNPKLASVTGNLLSAVDPKPSVVPPPIPSTPPRPRPVSSPASGTSDREALEPCSVYTRRQTAVKGEGKGKENTGSWSCPPAPKTRNAGKKTKASRCNSVSMESMAPHNKKQHAVPAGKEHSEKQRAFFYEIEQKRKYFAEIDAFELSEEEVDSVD
- the LOC137734742 gene encoding peroxidase 4-like encodes the protein MASSYNLVLLILVIAGAFLESNCKLTKNFYKCKCPKALSIVQEEVIAAIKNETRVGASLLRLHFHDCFVNGCDASVLLDDTSSFVGEKTAVPNNNSIRGFEVVDRIKAKLEKACPGVVSCADLLALAARDSTVYLGGPPWKVGLGRRDSTTASRSAANTSIPPPTSNISALISSFSAQGLSLRDLVALSGAHTIGRARCTSFRSRIYNESTINAAFARSLQGSCPRSGSDNNLASLDLQTPTHFDNLYYKNVLKEKGLLHSDNELYNGTSSTEKLVKKYANNTFVFFKHFAKAMVKMGNIHPLTGSQGEIRTNCRKVN